From one Cucurbita pepo subsp. pepo cultivar mu-cu-16 chromosome LG17, ASM280686v2, whole genome shotgun sequence genomic stretch:
- the LOC111778666 gene encoding autophagy-related protein 3-like → MVLSQKLHEAFKGTVERITGPRTVSAFKEKGVLSVSEFIVAGDNLVSKCPTWSWESGDLNKRKSYLPPDKQFLITRNVPCLRRAAYVEEEYEAAGGEVLLDEEDGDGWLATHGKPKEEKSDEEENLPSLETLEISRTKIVKSIPNYFGGEDEDGIPDLADIDENDDALATDAATLPLTYQIAHEPDDDNILRTRTYDVSITYDKYYQTPRVWLTGYDESRMLLQPEHVLEDVSQDHARKTVTIEDHPHLPGKHASVHPCRHGAVMKKIIDVLMSRGVEPEVHKYLFLFLKFVASVIPTIEYDYTMDVDLGGPSRR, encoded by the exons ATGGTTTTGTCGCAGAAGCTTCACGAGGCCTTCAAAGGAACTGTTGAGAGGATCACAGGGCCTCGAACCGTTTCCGCCTTCAAAGAGAAAGGCGTTCTCAGTGTCTCTGAGTTCATCGTCGCCGGTGATAATCTCGTGTCCAAGTGTCCCACCTGGTCTTG GGAGTCAGGTGATCTGAATAAGAGGAAATCATACTTGCCCCCAGATAAGCAATTCTTAATAACCAGAAATG TTCCTTGCCTTCGCCGGGCTGCCTATGTAGAAGAGGAGTATGAAGCTGCAGGTGGTGAAGTTCTACTTGATGAGGAAGATGGCGATGGCTGGCTGGCAACTCATGGCAAACCGAAGG AAGAAAAAAGCGACGAAGAGGAAAATTTGCCTTCCCTGGAAACTCTTGAAATTAGCAGGACCAAGATTGTTAAGTCAATTCCAAACTATTTTGGtggtgaagatgaagatggtATTCCTGACCTCGCTGATATTGACGAAAATGATGACGCTCTTGCAACTGATGCA GCCACTCTGCCATTGACCTACCAAATTGCCCATGAACCTGATGACGATAATATCCTTCGAACACGAACTTATGATGTCAGCATCAC GTATGATAAATATTATCAGACACCACGTGTTTGGTTGACAGGATATGATGag TCAAGGATGCTCTTACAGCCAGAACATGTGCTTGAAGATGTTAGTCAAGATCATGCACGAAAAACG GTGACCATTGAGGACCATCCCCACCTACCTGGAAAGCATGCATCTGTACATCCCTGCAGACATGGGGCTGTGATGAAAAAGATCATTGATGTGTTGATGTCCCGGGGCGTAGAACCGGAAGTTCACAA GtatcttttcttgttcttaaaatttgtCGCGTCTGTTATTCCGACTATCGAATATGATTATACTATGGACGTTGATCTTGGAGGCCCTAGCCGTCGATAA